The sequence below is a genomic window from Henriciella marina DSM 19595.
AATATTTCACCACTTCGCCTTCGCCGACACTTTCCATGTCATAGGCCGTCGAGACGATATTGTAGGCGATAAGGTGGGGCAGGTGAGAGGTGATGGCCAGCACGCGGTCATGACGGCCTGCCTCCATGATCTCCACTTTCGACCCCAGCATTTCCCAGAAGGCAGCCAAACGGTCGAGCGCTGAGTTGTAGGCTTCTTCCTGCTGGGGCAGGGGCGTAAGGATGTACCAGGCGTCGCGGAAGAGCGTCGCGAAACCCGCCTCCGGCCCCGACTTTTCGGTACCTGCAATCGGGTGGCCGGGAATGAGGTGCACGCCTGCCGGGCAGTGTTCCTGCATGTCGGCCAGCGCTTTTTCCTTCACAGAGCCGACGTCGCTTAAAATGGCGCCCTGTTTGAGCGATGGGGCAAGCGCTTCGGTCGCCGACGCAATCGCGCCGACGGGCACGCAGAGAATGACACAGTCGGCGTCTCTGCAGGTGGCTTCAGGTGTCTCGCAAACCTCGCCAAGGCCAAGCTGGCGCGCGCGGTGACGGACGGCCTCGTCGCCATCATAGAGCGCCACCTTGCCAGCCGCGCCGGTATCACGCGCGGCCAGCGCGATCGAGGACCCGATCAGCCCGGCCCCGATAATGGCAATCCGGTCGAAGACGGGTCCGATCATCGCCTAGCTGGCCTCTGCGAAGGCGTCGAAGGCTTTCAGGACATCATCATTGGCCTCTGTCGTGCCAATCGACAGGCGCATGAAGTTCGGCAAGCCATAGGCTTTCATGTCACGGATCACGATGCCTTGTGAGCGCAGGTATACGTCTGCCGCTTCGGCGCGCTTTTCGCTGCCGAAATCGATGAGCAGGAAGTTCGCGACACTCGGAACGACCTCGAAGCCCATCGTCTCCAGCGCGGGTCTCATCCGGGCCAGCTCACCATTATTGTGCGCGACCGATTTGGCCACGAAGGCGTCGTCGCCGAGCGCGGCAAGGCAGGCGGCCTGCGCAACCGAGGTCACGTTGAACGGCCCGCGCACACGGTGCACCGCGTCGATCACGCTTTCGGGTCCATAGGCCCAGCCGAGACGCAGCCCCGCAAGCCCGTGGATCTTGGAGAAAGTGCGCGTCATCAGAACGTTGGGATACTCGCGCGCCATCTCCATGCCTTCATTATAGTCGTCCTGTTTGACGTATTCGGCATATGCCCCGTCGAGCACCAGGAGGACATCCTCTTTCAGGCCAGCGTGCAGGCGCTTGACCTCGTCATAGGGGATATAGCTGCCGGTCGGATTATTCGGATTGGCGAGGAAGACGATCTTCGTCTTGTCGGTGACGCGCTCCAGCATTGCATCGACATCGGTGTGCAGGTCCTTTTCAGGCGCGCTGACAAGTTTGGCGCCGGACTGCTGGGCAACAAGGCTGTAGACGAGGAAGCCGTGCGCCGACTGCAGCACTTCGTCGCCGGGCTGGAGGTATGCGCGGCCAAGCAGCTGAAAGATTTCGTCAGAGCCTGCGCCGCAGACAATGCGGTCCGGGTCGATATCGTACTTCTCGCCGATCGCCTGACGCAGGGCAAAGGCCGACCCGTCTGGATAAAGCTCAAGGTGGCGAGCCGCATTCGTCAGCGCCTCGACCGCCTTGTCGCTGCAGCCGAGCGGGTTCTCGTTTGAGGACAATTTCCAGCCATGGTCGAGCTTCTGGCCCCCCTTGTAAGGGGTGATCGCGAGAATGTTCGAAAGTGGCGTTGGTCCGCTCATCAGACTGCTCCCTGTTTCAGCTGATCCTCGTGGCCAAGGATCAGCTGAAAATCAAGTCGCAGCCTGTGAATGACCGGGTGTCTGACAGTGAGATCAGGCCTTCAGGAACTCCAGAAGGTCGCTCGTCAGCTGACCCGCATGCGTGGCGGTCAGGCCGTGCGGCGCGCCGTCATATTCTTTCAGCTCCGCATTCTTGGCGAGCTTGGCAGCCTGACGGCCGGTGGCGTCGATCGGGACCGTCTGGTCGCCTGTGCCATGGACGACGAGAAGCGGGACATCCATGGCGTCAAAATCCGGGCGAAGGTCTGTCTTGCCGAACGCATCGACACAATCGAGCGTTGCCTTTGGAGAGGCGAGCATCGCCATCTGCCAGGACCAGTGCAGGACCTCGTCGGAAACACCGCCTGCTTCGGTGCCGTTGCCATAAAAATCCTTGAAGAAATTGGCCAGGAATTGCTGCCGGTTCTGGCGCAGCTCTGCCTTGATCCCTTCAAAGACATCGATGGGGGCGCCGTCCGGATTGTCGTCGGTCTGCAGCATGTAGGGCGCAATGGAAGAGATGAGCGCGGCTTTCTTGATGCCCCTGCCATCATGGCGGGACATGTAGCGGCAGACCTCGCCGCCAGCCATGGAAAACCCGGCCAGCGTTGCATCCTTCAGGTCCAGCTCCTTGATGATGGCCGCCAGATCGTCCGACATGGTGTCATAGTCATACCCGGCCCATGGCTGCTCGGACCGGCCAAAGCCGCGGCGGTCATAAGTGATGACGCGGTAGCCGGCTTCTGCGATCTTCACGGCTTGATATTCCCAGCTGTCGGCATTCAGCGGCCAACCATGTATGAGGATGACGGGAGGGCCTTCGCCCCAATCCTTCACATAGATATCGGTCTTGTTTGCACCCTGAATATAAGGCATATTTTCCTCATTGCTTGATCGTGAATTGCTGTGCAGCCAACGTCCGGAAAGCAGTCACGTTCCGGCAGATTGCCGCCGTTTCGCCTGATCCAGCTTGACAGTCATCCAACCTGCCGACACCTGAACGCCATGCCGGATAATGCCGCCCCACAGACAGATGCCCTGCGCGTGCTCGCCCTGCCAGCACCGCTCAAACTCGACTGCGGCGAGACGCTGGATCATGTCGAGATTGCCTATGAAAGTTGGGGCACGCTCAACGCCGACAAGTCGAACGTGGTTCTTGTCTGCCATGCGCTGACCGGCGACCAGTTTGCCGGCTCGCCGAACCCGGTCACAGGCCGGCCTGCCTGGTGGCCGCGCCTCATCGGGCCCGGCCTCGCCGTCGATACCGACCGCTTCTATGTCATCGCGACCAATGTGCTTGGGGGCTGCATGGGCACGACGGGGCCAGCGTCGAAAGGCCCAGACGGCAAGCCATGGGGCACGCGCTTTCCCGTCATCACGATCGGCGACATGGTCCGCGCCCAGCGCGCCTTTATCGAGGCACTCGGCATCGACAGCCTGTTCTCGGTAATCGGCGGTTCGATGGGCGGCATGCAGGCGCTCGAATGGGCGTGCCAGGTGCCGGAAAAGGTCTTCACCTCGGTGCCGATCGCCACGTCCGCCAGCCATTCAGCCCAGAATATCGCCTTCTACGAAGTCGGCCGACAGGCCATCATGGCGGACCCTGACTGGTGCGAGGGTCATTATCTGGCTGAGGGCAAGCGCCCGTCGCGCGGCCTCGCCATCGCCCGAATGGCCGCCCACATCACCTATGTGTCCGAAAGCGCCCTGAAGCGGAAATTCGATCGCGGCCTGCAGGACCGTGAGCGAACCAGTTTCAGCTTCGACGCCGACTTCCAGGTCGAGTCCTATCTTCGCTATCAGGGCAACTCCTTCGT
It includes:
- a CDS encoding prephenate/arogenate dehydrogenase family protein, with protein sequence MIGPVFDRIAIIGAGLIGSSIALAARDTGAAGKVALYDGDEAVRHRARQLGLGEVCETPEATCRDADCVILCVPVGAIASATEALAPSLKQGAILSDVGSVKEKALADMQEHCPAGVHLIPGHPIAGTEKSGPEAGFATLFRDAWYILTPLPQQEEAYNSALDRLAAFWEMLGSKVEIMEAGRHDRVLAITSHLPHLIAYNIVSTAYDMESVGEGEVVKYSAGGFRDFTRIAASDPTMWRDVFLNNREAVLETLGRFSEDLAALQRAIRWGDGDTLMKEFERARGIRKAIIDAGQDTPDTNFGRNTSGKAEK
- the hisC gene encoding histidinol-phosphate transaminase; translation: MSGPTPLSNILAITPYKGGQKLDHGWKLSSNENPLGCSDKAVEALTNAARHLELYPDGSAFALRQAIGEKYDIDPDRIVCGAGSDEIFQLLGRAYLQPGDEVLQSAHGFLVYSLVAQQSGAKLVSAPEKDLHTDVDAMLERVTDKTKIVFLANPNNPTGSYIPYDEVKRLHAGLKEDVLLVLDGAYAEYVKQDDYNEGMEMAREYPNVLMTRTFSKIHGLAGLRLGWAYGPESVIDAVHRVRGPFNVTSVAQAACLAALGDDAFVAKSVAHNNGELARMRPALETMGFEVVPSVANFLLIDFGSEKRAEAADVYLRSQGIVIRDMKAYGLPNFMRLSIGTTEANDDVLKAFDAFAEAS
- a CDS encoding alpha/beta fold hydrolase; amino-acid sequence: MPYIQGANKTDIYVKDWGEGPPVILIHGWPLNADSWEYQAVKIAEAGYRVITYDRRGFGRSEQPWAGYDYDTMSDDLAAIIKELDLKDATLAGFSMAGGEVCRYMSRHDGRGIKKAALISSIAPYMLQTDDNPDGAPIDVFEGIKAELRQNRQQFLANFFKDFYGNGTEAGGVSDEVLHWSWQMAMLASPKATLDCVDAFGKTDLRPDFDAMDVPLLVVHGTGDQTVPIDATGRQAAKLAKNAELKEYDGAPHGLTATHAGQLTSDLLEFLKA
- the metX gene encoding homoserine O-acetyltransferase MetX — its product is MPDNAAPQTDALRVLALPAPLKLDCGETLDHVEIAYESWGTLNADKSNVVLVCHALTGDQFAGSPNPVTGRPAWWPRLIGPGLAVDTDRFYVIATNVLGGCMGTTGPASKGPDGKPWGTRFPVITIGDMVRAQRAFIEALGIDSLFSVIGGSMGGMQALEWACQVPEKVFTSVPIATSASHSAQNIAFYEVGRQAIMADPDWCEGHYLAEGKRPSRGLAIARMAAHITYVSESALKRKFDRGLQDRERTSFSFDADFQVESYLRYQGNSFVDRFDANSYLYVTRAMDYFDLSSRREGRLADVFRDTPVRFCLFSFSSDWHYPPEANRDITRALAAAGAEVSYLDIESDKGHDAFLLEEPIYEKALAGFLSANAELRGL